GAAAGCTAATCCCGCGGTAATACATAGCCACTATGGCTACGGTGAAATTATCCACGAAGATAGAGTCTATATGACCATCCGATTCCGCAACGAACGCGAGCGTACCTTTTCTAAGAAAGCTGCCTCGGAACTGATCGAGCGGCTAGCTTAGTTGGCTTCAGGCTCAACTACCGACAGTGGATTAAGAAACTTGACCAGCTCACGGAGCTCTTCATCCGTGCAATCAACGCACATCCCCCGCGCTGGCATACCACGGTAACCCTCGATCACCGAGCGTAGCATCTGATCTTCGCTTTTGTGCGAACGCTTCGCCCAATCGCTAGGAGCACTGCGCTTTGGCGCCCCGGCTCTGCCGCTTTCATGACAACTCGCACAACTCTGAAAATAGCGCGCTTCAGTGGTTAACGGCGTCTCAGATGCCTTGCTATGCTGGCTAGCGTCACACCCAACAAGGGGAATGGTGCTAGCTAAACTAATCAGTATGAACTTAGAACGCATAACTAACTGACAGCCCACTGTAACGCTCCGA
The sequence above is drawn from the Umboniibacter marinipuniceus genome and encodes:
- a CDS encoding c-type cytochrome → MRSKFILISLASTIPLVGCDASQHSKASETPLTTEARYFQSCASCHESGRAGAPKRSAPSDWAKRSHKSEDQMLRSVIEGYRGMPARGMCVDCTDEELRELVKFLNPLSVVEPEAN